One Elusimicrobiota bacterium DNA window includes the following coding sequences:
- a CDS encoding glycosyltransferase family 2 protein has product MTSSAGISDSDSMIKNKKVVIVMPAYNAENTLEKTYLDIPKNIVDEIILVDDASKDKTVEIAKKLGIKTIVHKKNMGYGANQKTCYCEALKYNPDVVVMIHPDYQYDARLVPYIAGIVADDICDVVLGNRIRTRWEALLGGMPLYKYIANRFLTILENFLLGQNLGEFHSGFRAYSKKVIETMRWEDNSDDFVFDQQFLIEAVACKFRLGDIPVPAKYFKEASSINFLRSCKYGITALFFLFRFLLHKTNLLRQQIFTEK; this is encoded by the coding sequence ATGACATCATCAGCGGGAATCAGCGATAGCGATAGTATGATAAAGAATAAAAAAGTTGTTATTGTGATGCCAGCATATAATGCAGAAAATACTTTAGAGAAAACATATCTTGATATTCCGAAAAATATCGTAGACGAAATTATACTTGTAGATGACGCTTCAAAAGATAAAACGGTTGAAATTGCAAAAAAACTTGGAATAAAAACAATCGTTCATAAAAAAAATATGGGCTACGGTGCGAATCAGAAAACATGCTATTGCGAAGCACTTAAATACAATCCTGATGTGGTTGTTATGATACATCCGGATTATCAGTATGATGCACGGCTGGTGCCCTATATTGCAGGGATTGTTGCTGATGATATTTGCGATGTAGTGTTGGGAAACAGAATCCGAACAAGATGGGAAGCACTTTTAGGCGGGATGCCTTTGTATAAATATATTGCTAACAGATTTCTAACAATCTTAGAAAATTTTCTTTTAGGTCAAAACCTTGGTGAATTTCATTCTGGATTCCGCGCCTATTCAAAAAAAGTCATTGAAACGATGCGGTGGGAGGATAATTCTGATGACTTTGTTTTCGACCAGCAATTTCTGATTGAAGCAGTCGCCTGCAAATTCCGGCTCGGTGACATTCCAGTCCCTGCCAAATATTTCAAAGAAGCATCATCAATAAACTTTTTAAGAAGTTGCAAATATGGAATCACTGCTCTGTTTTTTTTGTTCAGGTTTCTGTTGCATAAGACAAATTTATTACGCCAGCAAATTTTTACAGAAAAATAA
- a CDS encoding tetratricopeptide repeat protein, whose product MIILIIVIILIISCFIIYKFYQKKKETERIKKIETLIADWKLPEKNNLADYEMVVRILTTKPIKATGFYLISEFYFQKIDRTELELKKLKDIYFELIENYPKFEKMDDVLFKLANIYFFDYFNFIESIKFYEKLLKEYPNSKWQKVAAERLKLIKSAYPNEEGALKKYALAEKYFEVQEFNKTIEFLKSILTSYPHTKLAGSAAYFLGDIFFFKKNDYTTALHYYSLLVERFSPHRYTGHSQFKIGDTYRKLHKYNEAITAYKKFLENYNDFQYTDYAQYYIAQCYEEMKDWVYAIRTYKLLISSYPESIWVGIALSKIKNLEKLVK is encoded by the coding sequence ATGATTATACTCATAATAGTAATTATATTGATAATTAGTTGTTTTATAATTTATAAATTCTATCAGAAAAAAAAGGAAACTGAACGAATTAAGAAAATTGAAACACTGATCGCTGACTGGAAACTCCCGGAAAAAAATAACTTAGCCGACTATGAAATGGTTGTCCGGATACTAACGACAAAACCAATAAAAGCGACAGGATTTTATTTAATATCTGAATTTTATTTCCAAAAAATTGATAGAACCGAACTGGAACTCAAGAAATTGAAAGATATTTATTTTGAACTTATTGAGAACTATCCGAAATTTGAAAAAATGGATGATGTTCTATTCAAACTTGCAAATATATATTTTTTTGATTATTTTAATTTTATTGAGTCAATCAAATTTTACGAAAAATTATTAAAGGAATACCCGAATAGTAAATGGCAGAAAGTTGCAGCAGAACGATTGAAACTTATAAAATCTGCCTATCCTAACGAAGAAGGCGCTTTGAAAAAATATGCACTTGCAGAAAAATATTTTGAAGTACAGGAATTTAACAAAACAATAGAATTCCTGAAATCAATTCTTACTTCCTATCCGCATACAAAACTTGCAGGAAGTGCAGCATATTTTCTTGGCGATATATTCTTTTTCAAAAAAAATGATTATACTACTGCATTGCATTATTACTCTCTACTCGTTGAACGGTTTTCACCACATAGATACACAGGACATTCCCAATTCAAAATAGGAGATACTTACAGGAAGTTACACAAATACAATGAAGCAATTACCGCGTATAAAAAATTTCTTGAAAATTACAATGATTTTCAATATACCGATTACGCACAGTATTATATCGCTCAATGTTATGAAGAAATGAAGGACTGGGTATACGCTATCAGAACATATAAATTGCTAATTTCAAGTTATCCTGAAAGTATCTGGGTCGGAATTGCATTGAGCAAAATTAAAAATCTGGAAAAATTAGTAAAATGA
- a CDS encoding MraY family glycosyltransferase: MISYLYAFLISFFIAYFITPIFVTIAKKFDILDHPHTSVKTHKIATPYLGGLSIFLGFLFSLFVIRYITHFPTGTLRALRGIVTGATLLVIVGLIDDIKIIGFKAKFLWQIVVAIILINFDIRIKFIQPQYLADILTVIWIVGIINAINIIDIMNGLAAGISFIAATTFLFIALPTEEIYVNFAAAALSGSILGFIRYNFPQAKIFMGDTGSMLLGFVLAALSLGTSYTKINNIALYSPILILGIPIFDTLYVMYLRFKKGKSPFLGSKDHFALRLEKAGFSRKKVVILIWLISVILSLAAFVISRVNLVVAIIIYIFILSLAVYGGWKLSKIKMD, encoded by the coding sequence ATGATTAGTTATCTTTATGCGTTTTTAATATCTTTTTTTATAGCATATTTTATTACACCCATTTTTGTAACTATTGCAAAAAAATTTGATATCCTTGACCATCCACATACTTCTGTCAAAACACACAAAATTGCAACACCTTATCTTGGTGGCTTGTCAATTTTTCTGGGATTTCTATTCTCACTTTTTGTAATACGGTATATAACTCATTTCCCAACTGGTACGCTACGGGCATTAAGAGGTATCGTTACAGGCGCTACATTGCTAGTAATTGTCGGGCTGATTGACGATATTAAGATAATCGGTTTTAAGGCGAAGTTTTTATGGCAGATTGTTGTCGCAATAATTTTAATCAATTTTGATATACGAATAAAATTTATTCAGCCACAATATCTTGCTGATATTCTCACGGTAATATGGATTGTGGGAATTATAAATGCTATCAATATCATTGATATAATGAACGGGTTAGCAGCGGGTATTTCTTTTATTGCTGCGACTACTTTTCTTTTTATCGCACTGCCTACAGAAGAAATCTATGTTAATTTTGCAGCTGCTGCACTTTCAGGCAGTATTTTAGGCTTTATCCGATACAATTTTCCACAGGCAAAAATTTTTATGGGTGATACTGGCAGTATGCTTCTTGGCTTTGTCCTTGCCGCACTGTCGCTTGGAACCTCTTACACTAAAATAAATAATATTGCATTGTATTCACCCATACTTATTTTGGGAATACCAATTTTTGATACTTTATATGTAATGTATCTGAGATTCAAAAAAGGGAAATCGCCTTTTTTAGGCAGCAAAGACCATTTTGCACTTCGGCTTGAAAAGGCAGGGTTTTCAAGAAAAAAAGTTGTAATTTTAATATGGCTAATATCGGTAATTTTAAGTTTGGCAGCATTTGTTATCTCAAGAGTAAATCTGGTTGTTGCAATAATAATCTACATATTCATCCTTTCTCTTGCAGTTTATGGTGGTTGGAAACTCTCTAAAATAAAAATGGACTAA